A part of Saliniradius amylolyticus genomic DNA contains:
- a CDS encoding YCF48-related protein: MKRAAVLFILSWMLIWPSFAEDKQSFIAPLADQSLLLDITKTEANRLIAVGERGHILISDDGKSWQQRPVPTQSTLTTVFSAYGHAWAAGHDAVILHSDDGGMSWKKVHQDIELQKPLMDLYFFNDQSGIAIGAYGLFYRTVDGGQNWQKERHLSLLSEMDQEYLLDLKENDPEFYEIEVGSIFPHLNRVARGEDGTLYLAAEMGTIAKSSDKGQSWQRMPINYYGSFFGIDITLSGRVIAAGLRGNAFELVDGNQWQKIKSGIDSTFNSVVPLPNGGALLVANKGYRLQIGAQNQLSQWPEEKAILNAVPFNGRLVAVTEVGIQVFDTKDLL; encoded by the coding sequence ATGAAACGCGCAGCAGTATTGTTTATCCTGAGCTGGATGTTAATTTGGCCTTCCTTTGCCGAGGATAAGCAAAGTTTTATCGCGCCTTTGGCTGACCAGTCTTTGCTCCTGGATATTACAAAGACCGAGGCCAACCGGTTGATTGCCGTGGGAGAGCGAGGCCATATTCTGATCTCCGACGACGGTAAGAGCTGGCAGCAACGCCCGGTACCGACCCAGTCTACCCTGACCACCGTATTCAGTGCTTATGGCCATGCCTGGGCGGCGGGCCATGATGCGGTCATCCTGCACAGTGATGACGGTGGTATGAGCTGGAAAAAGGTGCATCAGGATATAGAACTGCAAAAGCCGCTGATGGATCTGTATTTCTTTAATGATCAAAGTGGCATTGCCATCGGCGCCTATGGCCTGTTTTATCGCACGGTGGATGGCGGGCAGAACTGGCAGAAAGAACGTCATCTGTCGTTACTCAGCGAGATGGATCAGGAATACCTGCTGGACTTAAAGGAAAATGATCCAGAGTTTTATGAGATTGAAGTCGGGTCGATCTTCCCGCATCTCAACCGAGTGGCTCGGGGTGAGGATGGGACTTTGTACCTGGCTGCGGAAATGGGCACCATCGCTAAGAGCAGTGACAAAGGCCAAAGCTGGCAGCGTATGCCCATCAATTACTATGGCTCGTTCTTCGGAATCGATATTACCCTGAGTGGGCGGGTGATCGCCGCGGGGCTGAGAGGCAACGCCTTTGAACTGGTTGATGGTAACCAATGGCAGAAAATCAAGTCTGGCATCGACTCGACCTTTAATTCAGTGGTGCCTCTGCCAAATGGTGGAGCGTTACTGGTGGCCAATAAGGGATATCGGCTGCAAATAGGCGCGCAGAATCAGTTATCTCAGTGGCCGGAAGAAAAAGCCATTCTTAACGCAGTACCTTTTAACGGTCGCCTGGTGGCCGTCACGGAGGTGGGTATTCAGGTGTTTGATACTAAAGATTTATTATGA
- a CDS encoding DUF2835 family protein has protein sequence MKAYFFRLNLAYDECIHFYHASTPHALLMAESGERVQVPAYTLRPFIGHTGIQGRFRLLTDENNKIQSFERVG, from the coding sequence ATGAAAGCCTATTTCTTCCGACTCAATCTGGCCTATGATGAGTGCATTCACTTTTATCACGCCAGTACCCCACATGCGCTTTTGATGGCTGAGAGCGGTGAGCGGGTCCAAGTGCCCGCTTATACCCTCAGGCCCTTTATCGGTCACACCGGAATCCAGGGGCGATTTCGGTTATTGACCGACGAGAACAATAAGATTCAATCCTTTGAGCGAGTCGGTTAA
- a CDS encoding DUF1302 domain-containing protein: MNKGPRNFTKTPLAIGVAAFMGLTAASSQAANWRFGDVDVSFDSSFSLGTSYRIEDRDFDLIGQANNPVFNWTGYNPAAGQVVYPSADIWSTVDGAYSTNGDNGNLNYDPGEAFSTQFKGTHDLDIRYDNMGLFVRGMYFYDFELMDGDRPWRNPVSQQAGLDSRVDPCEDDEAKEELCADVRLLDAFFYADFEIGKVPVSIRLGDQVVSWGESTFIQHGINTINPVDVSRAVAPGSELKEVFIPVGMLYAQLGLTANLGLSMYYQYEWEKSRLPQNGSYFSTNDFAGEGGQASNVQLGFSGNPDIDLDFLLANLNSIGDQFAATQNPALAQAYLAFPTKVAVRGYSDAADVEASDSGQYGIKLSYYAEELNATEFGLYHINYHSQRPVISGLTSDFRQGSLVSDLQYMAQNTITKDNITNLKAFTKAQFYFPEDIKLYGFSFNTYVGNTALAGEIAYREDEPLQIDDVELLYAGMPQQLANAGLRPDLANISQLNDFLGYVPGPGETAQGFIRTDTTQMQLTATHLFGPTLGTDNLTVLGEVGYVNISDFPDPDFLRLNGPGTSRSGASEFEGKEGLHIGLSNGPETNPFPTEDAWGYRLLAKADFNNVYAGVNMSVRATFAHDVDGITPDPMFLFVEDRKSSSLSVNFDYLSRWSASLSVNNYWGGVGTTNSLADRDFISLNVKYSI, from the coding sequence ATGAATAAAGGGCCTCGCAACTTTACCAAAACGCCTCTGGCAATAGGTGTCGCTGCCTTTATGGGCTTGACGGCTGCCTCGTCACAGGCTGCCAACTGGCGGTTCGGTGACGTGGATGTCAGTTTTGACTCCAGTTTTTCACTGGGGACCAGCTACCGGATCGAAGATCGGGATTTCGACCTCATAGGTCAGGCTAACAATCCGGTGTTTAACTGGACGGGCTACAACCCGGCTGCTGGCCAGGTGGTATACCCGTCGGCAGACATATGGAGTACTGTGGACGGCGCCTATTCAACCAATGGTGATAACGGTAACCTGAACTACGATCCAGGCGAGGCTTTTTCGACCCAATTCAAAGGCACTCATGATCTGGATATTCGTTATGACAACATGGGACTCTTTGTCCGTGGGATGTACTTCTACGACTTTGAATTGATGGATGGTGACCGTCCATGGCGTAACCCTGTATCGCAACAGGCGGGACTGGATAGTCGGGTAGACCCCTGTGAAGACGACGAGGCCAAAGAAGAACTATGCGCCGATGTCCGTTTACTGGATGCGTTTTTCTATGCCGACTTTGAAATTGGCAAGGTGCCGGTTTCCATTCGCTTGGGCGATCAGGTCGTCAGCTGGGGCGAAAGTACCTTTATTCAGCATGGTATCAATACCATCAATCCAGTGGATGTGTCTCGCGCTGTCGCGCCGGGGTCTGAGCTTAAAGAAGTGTTCATACCAGTCGGTATGCTATACGCCCAGTTGGGGCTGACGGCCAACCTTGGTCTTTCTATGTACTATCAGTACGAGTGGGAAAAGAGCCGCTTACCACAAAACGGCAGTTACTTTTCCACCAATGACTTTGCTGGTGAGGGCGGTCAGGCGTCGAATGTTCAGTTAGGTTTTTCGGGTAATCCAGACATCGATTTGGACTTTCTGTTGGCTAACTTAAACTCCATCGGCGACCAGTTTGCGGCCACTCAAAACCCGGCACTGGCTCAGGCCTATCTGGCTTTCCCAACAAAGGTGGCGGTGCGTGGGTACAGTGACGCTGCGGATGTAGAAGCCAGCGATAGTGGCCAGTACGGTATTAAACTGTCTTATTATGCCGAAGAACTGAACGCGACTGAGTTTGGTCTCTACCATATTAATTATCACTCTCAGAGACCTGTGATTTCAGGGTTAACTTCTGACTTCCGTCAGGGCAGTCTGGTGAGTGACTTGCAGTATATGGCTCAAAACACCATAACCAAAGACAACATTACCAACCTCAAAGCCTTTACCAAGGCACAATTCTATTTCCCTGAAGATATTAAGTTGTATGGCTTTAGCTTCAATACCTACGTGGGTAATACGGCGCTGGCCGGGGAAATTGCTTACCGTGAGGATGAGCCACTGCAAATCGATGATGTTGAATTGCTGTATGCGGGGATGCCACAGCAGCTAGCCAATGCTGGCCTGCGACCGGATTTGGCCAATATCTCCCAGCTTAATGATTTTCTCGGTTATGTGCCGGGACCTGGCGAGACAGCTCAGGGCTTTATTAGGACAGACACCACTCAGATGCAGTTAACCGCGACTCATTTGTTTGGTCCCACTCTGGGTACTGACAATTTGACGGTATTGGGTGAAGTCGGTTATGTGAATATCAGTGACTTTCCCGATCCCGATTTTCTGCGCCTAAACGGCCCGGGCACCTCACGCTCCGGTGCGAGCGAGTTCGAAGGTAAAGAAGGTTTGCATATTGGCTTGTCAAATGGCCCTGAAACCAATCCTTTCCCTACCGAAGACGCGTGGGGATACCGGCTGTTGGCGAAGGCGGATTTTAATAACGTTTACGCTGGCGTGAATATGTCAGTCAGAGCGACGTTTGCTCACGATGTGGACGGTATTACGCCCGATCCTATGTTCCTGTTTGTGGAAGATCGTAAGTCGTCCAGCCTGTCGGTGAACTTTGATTATCTGAGTCGTTGGTCGGCCAGCTTGTCGGTCAATAACTATTGGGGTGGTGTCGGAACCACCAACTCACTCGCAGACAGAGACTTTATATCTCTGAACGTTAAGTATTCAATCTAG
- a CDS encoding DUF1329 domain-containing protein codes for MRKLALVAAALGLALSAHGTYAKVSEAEAAKLGNELTPLGGKKAGNEDGSIPAWTGGITEPPAGYEVGDHHPNPFPEDKVQFTITAENMSQYADYLSAGQKAMFKAYPDSFKMPVYQTRRTAANPEFVYEATKANATRAELAQGGNGVKNAAIGVPFPIPQNGLEVIWNHILRYRGQAIQRYGGQAGPTPSGDYNLVGFDDILLVNYADKDATPAELTEENIIMKFKQQVTEPARLAGTALLVHETMDQVKEPRRAWTYNTGQRRVRKAPNVAYDAPGTASDGLRTSDDFDMYNGAPDRYNWKLVGKQEMYVPYNNYRLHSDELSYDQVLQPGHINPDLTRYEKHRVWVVEANLKDEFRHIYKKRVFYIDEDSWQILVTDMYDNRDELYRNAMAYAINYYEVPTLWSTLDVYHDLNSRRYLALGLDNEAQMYDFTVEPSEREFTPQALRRSGIR; via the coding sequence ATGAGAAAATTAGCCCTAGTCGCAGCTGCTCTAGGCCTGGCGTTAAGTGCTCACGGCACGTACGCCAAAGTGTCTGAAGCGGAAGCGGCCAAACTCGGTAATGAATTAACGCCATTAGGTGGTAAGAAAGCGGGTAATGAGGATGGTTCCATTCCGGCCTGGACTGGTGGTATCACTGAGCCACCGGCGGGTTACGAAGTAGGGGATCATCACCCTAATCCTTTCCCTGAGGACAAGGTGCAGTTCACGATTACGGCCGAAAATATGAGTCAGTACGCCGATTATCTTTCGGCAGGTCAAAAAGCCATGTTCAAGGCTTACCCGGATAGCTTCAAGATGCCGGTTTACCAGACTCGTCGTACCGCTGCTAATCCAGAATTTGTGTATGAGGCGACCAAAGCTAACGCCACTCGGGCCGAATTGGCTCAGGGTGGTAACGGCGTGAAAAATGCTGCCATTGGTGTGCCTTTTCCGATCCCGCAAAATGGTCTGGAAGTGATATGGAACCATATCCTGCGCTATCGTGGACAAGCGATTCAGCGCTATGGCGGCCAGGCAGGCCCAACGCCCTCAGGCGATTATAACCTGGTAGGCTTCGACGATATATTATTGGTCAATTATGCCGACAAGGACGCCACGCCGGCGGAACTGACCGAAGAAAACATCATCATGAAGTTTAAACAACAGGTCACCGAGCCTGCGCGTTTGGCAGGGACTGCATTGCTGGTTCATGAAACCATGGATCAGGTGAAAGAGCCCCGTCGCGCCTGGACATACAACACTGGCCAGCGCCGTGTTCGCAAGGCTCCGAATGTAGCTTATGATGCGCCCGGAACGGCTTCCGACGGCTTACGTACCTCTGATGATTTTGATATGTACAATGGTGCACCGGATCGTTACAACTGGAAGCTGGTTGGCAAGCAAGAGATGTATGTCCCATACAATAACTACCGCTTGCACAGTGACGAGTTGAGCTATGATCAGGTTTTACAACCCGGTCATATTAACCCGGATTTGACTCGTTATGAGAAGCACCGCGTATGGGTAGTGGAAGCGAACCTGAAAGACGAGTTCCGTCATATTTATAAAAAGCGGGTGTTCTACATTGACGAGGACAGCTGGCAAATCCTGGTCACCGATATGTACGATAACCGCGATGAGCTCTATCGTAATGCCATGGCCTATGCCATCAATTATTATGAGGTGCCCACTTTGTGGTCGACGCTGGATGTCTATCACGATCTGAACTCGCGTCGCTACCTGGCGCTGGGCTTGGACAACGAAGCTCAGATGTACGACTTTACCGTTGAACCGAGTGAGCGAGAGTTTACGCCTCAGGCACTACGACGGTCCGGCATTCGTTAA
- a CDS encoding efflux RND transporter permease subunit — protein MTRFIDFFEVLIFRHRAWVLTLFAVLTGLLLWQATALRLDAGFTKNIPLKHEYMQTYMKHRESFGGANNILVSVCNREGDIFNQRFFERLKAVHDQLFFIPGVDRSQVKSLYSPSTRFTEVVEEGFSGGPVIPADFSPKSERGLQQVSENISKAGIVGRMVSDDFSCSMVTAQLMEINPDTGEPLDTLAFAEQLETKVRDQFEDEQISIHIIGFSKMVGDVADGAKDVLLFFAVAILITALMVYFFSKSMLLTLLPLACSLIAVIWQLGLLTVLGFGIDPMSILVPFLVFAIGVSHGVQMINSVGKRVISGMTVKEGAQRAFRTLLIPGGVALLSDTVGFMTLLVIEIGIIRELAITASMGVAVIILTNLILLPVLMSYVKLGDKYKARFKDKEQRSDRFWDGIAHCSRPKVAYGILTVTAILFALGFYQSQQMKIGDLHAGAPALHADSRYNQDTFLITDKYAISVDYMSVIVESTPSACTSHSVMNAIDDFQWKMENVEGVQSAVSLASVAKLINAGYNEGNPKWRVLPRNQQTLVQAIARVDTSSGLLNGDCSVMPVILFMEDHKAETISRAVEAVKEYRQQYETEELQFKLASGPVGVMAATNEAVSAAQMPMMAYVFGAVIILCLLSFRSLRATLAVVVPLYVVSVLAQALMTLLEIGLTVSTLPVIALGVGIGVDYGIYILSTMSDKLKDGMQVRQAYFEALKERGSAVLFTGITLAIGVSTWVFSSLKFQMDMGILLTFMFLVNMLGAILVLPALSALFWRKQSKDT, from the coding sequence ATGACCCGATTTATTGATTTTTTTGAAGTACTTATCTTTCGTCACAGAGCTTGGGTGCTGACCTTATTTGCCGTATTGACCGGTTTATTATTGTGGCAGGCGACGGCTCTGCGGCTGGATGCGGGCTTTACTAAGAATATCCCGCTAAAGCATGAATACATGCAAACCTATATGAAGCATCGTGAGAGCTTCGGTGGCGCCAACAACATCCTGGTGTCAGTGTGTAACCGGGAAGGGGATATCTTTAATCAGCGCTTCTTTGAGCGCCTCAAAGCAGTGCATGATCAGTTATTCTTTATTCCTGGCGTTGACCGTTCACAGGTCAAATCTCTGTATAGCCCGTCTACTCGTTTTACCGAGGTGGTGGAAGAGGGGTTCTCGGGCGGTCCGGTCATTCCGGCAGACTTCTCGCCTAAGAGTGAGCGGGGTCTGCAGCAGGTCTCGGAAAACATTTCTAAAGCAGGGATCGTTGGGCGCATGGTCTCCGACGATTTCAGTTGCAGCATGGTGACCGCCCAGTTAATGGAGATCAATCCAGATACCGGTGAGCCGTTGGATACTCTGGCGTTTGCCGAGCAACTGGAGACCAAGGTCCGCGATCAGTTTGAAGACGAACAAATCAGTATTCACATCATCGGTTTCTCGAAGATGGTGGGCGATGTGGCCGATGGTGCCAAGGATGTATTACTATTCTTCGCCGTTGCCATCCTTATCACCGCATTGATGGTGTACTTCTTTTCTAAGTCGATGCTATTGACGCTACTGCCACTTGCCTGTTCGTTGATTGCGGTTATATGGCAGCTTGGTTTATTGACGGTGCTGGGTTTTGGTATCGATCCGATGTCCATTCTGGTGCCTTTTTTGGTGTTTGCCATTGGCGTCAGCCACGGGGTTCAGATGATTAACTCGGTAGGTAAGCGGGTGATTTCTGGCATGACGGTCAAAGAAGGTGCTCAGCGAGCATTCCGAACCTTGCTGATCCCGGGGGGCGTGGCCTTGTTGTCCGATACCGTGGGCTTTATGACTTTGCTGGTCATTGAGATAGGTATCATTCGGGAGTTGGCCATTACTGCCAGTATGGGTGTGGCGGTGATTATACTGACTAACCTGATTTTGCTGCCGGTACTGATGTCTTACGTTAAGCTGGGCGATAAATACAAGGCTAGGTTTAAGGATAAGGAACAGCGCTCCGATCGCTTTTGGGATGGCATTGCTCACTGTTCACGACCCAAGGTTGCCTATGGTATTTTGACGGTGACCGCCATCTTGTTTGCCCTGGGTTTTTATCAGTCGCAGCAGATGAAGATCGGTGATCTTCATGCAGGCGCCCCAGCATTGCATGCTGACTCTCGTTATAATCAGGATACCTTCCTGATAACCGATAAATACGCCATCAGCGTGGATTATATGTCGGTAATAGTCGAGAGCACGCCATCGGCCTGTACCTCGCATTCAGTCATGAACGCCATCGACGATTTCCAGTGGAAGATGGAGAATGTGGAAGGGGTGCAATCAGCGGTGAGCCTTGCCTCAGTGGCTAAGCTGATTAATGCTGGCTATAACGAAGGGAACCCTAAATGGCGAGTGCTGCCCCGTAATCAGCAGACGTTGGTTCAGGCCATTGCTCGGGTAGACACCTCTTCGGGCTTACTGAATGGCGACTGCTCCGTTATGCCGGTGATTTTATTCATGGAAGACCACAAGGCCGAAACCATCAGCCGTGCGGTGGAGGCCGTGAAGGAATATCGCCAGCAATATGAGACCGAGGAACTGCAGTTTAAGCTGGCCTCTGGCCCGGTCGGCGTAATGGCGGCCACCAATGAAGCCGTATCGGCGGCACAGATGCCGATGATGGCTTATGTATTCGGTGCGGTGATCATTCTGTGCCTGCTGAGCTTCCGTTCTTTACGTGCCACGCTGGCGGTGGTGGTACCACTGTATGTGGTGTCGGTACTGGCTCAGGCACTGATGACCCTGCTGGAAATCGGTTTGACCGTATCGACTCTGCCAGTAATCGCGCTGGGCGTGGGCATCGGTGTAGATTATGGGATCTACATCTTGTCGACCATGAGTGACAAATTAAAGGATGGCATGCAGGTGCGCCAGGCTTACTTTGAAGCTCTGAAGGAACGGGGCAGTGCGGTACTCTTTACCGGCATAACGCTCGCAATCGGTGTGAGCACCTGGGTATTCTCCAGCCTGAAGTTCCAGATGGACATGGGGATCCTACTGACCTTTATGTTCCTGGTGAACATGCTTGGAGCGATTTTGGTGTTGCCGGCTCTGTCAGCGCTGTTCTGGCGTAAGCAAAGCAAAGATACGTAG
- a CDS encoding sulfite exporter TauE/SafE family protein, producing MEAWLILGAAVLVANCIQAATGFGSIVIAISIGALFLPIPAMLPVLVPLNAIITAYMVARYYQHVQWQTFLGLILPLMISGLAVGVFALSYLDNRYLKALFALLVIWFASRSLWAIYRHNSANCHHPLVTRLLVFGAGITHGMFASGGPLLVYGLAGTTMDKAQFRATLLLVWLTMNISLTAWFAYNGKLFINADKILWLLPMVLSGAWLGNALHHRIPELTFKKLVLAMLMITGGLLLGSSI from the coding sequence ATGGAAGCCTGGCTTATTCTTGGTGCTGCGGTACTGGTGGCGAATTGCATTCAGGCCGCGACCGGCTTTGGCAGTATTGTCATTGCGATCTCTATTGGAGCTCTTTTTTTACCCATTCCGGCTATGTTGCCTGTGTTGGTTCCGCTTAATGCAATCATCACTGCCTATATGGTAGCGCGGTATTATCAACACGTTCAGTGGCAGACCTTTCTTGGACTTATCCTACCGCTGATGATTAGCGGCCTGGCGGTGGGGGTTTTCGCTTTATCCTACCTGGATAACCGATATCTGAAAGCACTGTTTGCTCTATTGGTTATTTGGTTTGCCAGTCGATCTCTATGGGCCATATATCGCCATAACAGTGCTAATTGCCACCATCCTTTGGTTACCCGGCTACTCGTGTTCGGGGCTGGTATCACCCACGGCATGTTTGCCAGTGGCGGACCTTTGTTGGTATATGGACTGGCCGGTACAACGATGGATAAAGCCCAATTCCGGGCCACGCTCTTGCTGGTGTGGCTAACCATGAATATTAGCCTGACCGCTTGGTTTGCTTACAATGGCAAACTGTTTATAAACGCTGATAAAATTCTTTGGCTGCTACCAATGGTGTTGTCTGGAGCCTGGCTAGGCAATGCGCTTCATCACCGTATTCCGGAGTTAACCTTTAAGAAGCTGGTCCTCGCGATGTTAATGATTACTGGTGGCCTGTTGCTAGGCAGTAGCATTTAA